One segment of Macrobrachium rosenbergii isolate ZJJX-2024 chromosome 25, ASM4041242v1, whole genome shotgun sequence DNA contains the following:
- the LOC136852569 gene encoding serine-rich adhesin for platelets-like isoform X3, translating to MIPDECGAGAMDATRDPDECIEDKSKKTGCGDERQDINDNHTNVTAPSQDSDQDGAADALANGEVQTKDAENSDQKKDTTSSSDSVPKESASVSSVGEKKEGRESDNDGESKGEVEAPQMDIEAEASEDEGRVSSEDDEDKLVISEGNERGTEESADESSKGESSITAPKITSRSPTPKTSEKRPAEEDAAVEVPSKRSRTLEDSLSLNSLTSISQIESSIGQVRKDLEAMECLLKQKEEEWNNLLSLQKRKEELYVRLVRKRQVLLMKSTPSEVDVKGDDETSEEAASNLLFMPQGAYSSFRSSQLPLMMMSQMIAAGSISPHALQAASQVASRPENNRGGAIGNGSTNISIIDIHTQNNKPGGEIPRVSMSSEVHSKVSKQLTSGLASMKPILPKPPSTSSNLPGLPPSLSFTATGHGPQGPTVNVQQLIAAHRKENPNTPPIRRAMRGAWRHRYDGDKRSVRDHDRPPSVSSSSSEADTRTTASNKNPLALSDPSVSYKDVLLRFAELTQNEKQPGSPQISIFPVGGGESSAKRSESSRESTPANRDQTPPLPSTVPTSSALPTSKSSLEAPSALAKLLLESRNSASGANKPGVEVSNSQYLTLSALLSGGSTTTVKEKTAAHSQPESRSKKSTHQEEGSGNPKCQGCHKQRAQFVCAGCGNQWYCSRDCQVAAWEEHSEHCSN from the exons ATGATACCGGATGAGTGCGGGGCCGGAGCCATGGACGCAACCAGGGACCCGGATGAGTGCATAGAAGACAAGTCAAAGAAAACGGGATGTGGGGACGAACGTCAAGATATTAACGATAACCATACTAATGTGACGGCGCCGTCTCAGGACAGTGATCAGGATGGGGCTGCCGACGCTTTGGCCAATGGGGAAGTACAAACAAAAGACGCTGAAAACAGTGACCAGAAAAAAGACACCACCAGTAGCAGTGACTCTGTCCCTAAAGAGAGTGCCAGTGTTAGTAGTGTCGGGGAAAAGAAAGAGGGTAGGGAAAGCGATAATGATGGCGAAAGCAAAGGGGAAGTGGAGGCACCCCAGATGGATATTGAGGCAGAGGCTAGCGAGGATGAAGGGCGTGTGTCAAGTGAAGATGACGAAGATAAACTTGTTATAAGCGAAGGTAATGAGCGAGGAACTGAAGAATCGGCCGACGAGAGCTCGAAAGGCG AATCATCAATTACTGCACCTAAGATCACCAGCAGATCACCCACCCCTAAGACAAGTGAGAAGCGTCCAGCAGAAGAGGATGCTGCTGTCGAGGTGCCCTCAAAACGATCAAGGACTCTGGAAGATTCGCTGTCTCTGAACTCCTTAACCTCAATTTCGCAAATAGAAAGTTCCATTGGCCAAGTCAGGAAAGACCTAGAG GCAATGGAGTGTTTACTgaagcaaaaagaagaagaatggaataaTCTTCTTAGCTTACAAAAACGCAAAGAGGAACTATATGTGCGCTTAGTTCGTAAGAGACAGGTCCTCTTGATGAAAAGCACTCCATCTGAAGTAGATGTTAAAGGTGATGATGAAACCAGTGAAGAAGCTGCTAGCAATCTGCTCTTCATGCCCCAAGGGGCTTATTCTTCATTTCGAAGTTCCCAGCTTCCACTAATGATGATGAGTCAGATGATTGCAGCAGGATCTATCTCGCCACATGCATTACAG gCAGCTTCACAAGTTGCATCCAGACCTGAGAATAACCGTGGGGGCGCCATAGGTAATGGAAGCACAAATATTAGTATAATTGACATCCATACTCAAAACAATAAACCAGGCGGCGAGATCCCCAGGGTCTCCATGTCATCTGAAGTGCATAGCAAAGTTAGCAAACAGTTAACTTCAGGTTTGGCTTCTATGAAGCCTATATTACCCAAGCCACCTTCAACATCAAGCAACTTACCTGGCCTTCCTCCTTCGTTATCTTTTACTGCCACAGGCCATGGCCCTCAAGGTCCCACCGTTAATGTCCAGCAACTAATTGCTGCACATCGAAAGGAAAATCCTAATACTCCACCAATAAG AAGAGCAATGAGAGGAGCTTGGCGACACCGTTATGATGGAGACAAGCGATCAGTTCGAGACCATGACCGGCCTCCAAGTGTGTCTAGCTCCAGTAGTGAAGCAGACACGCGTACTACAGCTTCAAATAAGAATCCTTTGGCTCTAAGCGATCCTTCTGTCTCATATAAAGATGTCCTTTTACGGTTTGCAGAGCtgacacaaaatgaaaaacaaccaggCTCTCCACAG atttcaatTTTCCCTGTTGGAGGTGGTGAGAGCAGTGCTAAGAGATCTGAGAGCAGCCGAGAATCAACACCTGCCAACAGGGATCAGACACCACCTCTGCCATCCACCGTCCCTACCTCCTCAGCTCTCCCTACATCTAAAAGTTCATTAGAAGCCCCTTCTGCTTTAGCAAAG CTGCTGTTAGAGTCTCGAAATAGTGCATCTGGTGCTAACAAACCAGGTGTAGAAGTCTCCAACTCCCAGTACCTCACACTCTCTGCACTCTTATCTGGTGGCTCTACAACCACTGTCAAAGAAAAGACAGCAGCCCATTCGCaa ccTGAAAGTCGAAGCAAGAAATCTACCCACCAAGAAGAAGGCAGTGGCAACCCTAAATGCCAAGGGTGCCACAAGCAGCGAGCACAGTTTGTTTGCGCTGGTTGCGGTAACCAGTGGTACTGCTCTAGGGATTGTCAG GTTGCAGCATGGGAGGAGCACTCGGAGCACTGTAGCAATTAA
- the LOC136852569 gene encoding serine-rich adhesin for platelets-like isoform X1: MIPDECGAGAMDATRDPDECIEDKSKKTGCGDERQDINDNHTNVTAPSQDSDQDGAADALANGEVQTKDAENSDQKKDTTSSSDSVPKESASVSSVGEKKEGRESDNDGESKGEVEAPQMDIEAEASEDEGRVSSEDDEDKLVISEGNERGTEESADESSKGESSITAPKITSRSPTPKTSEKRPAEEDAAVEVPSKRSRTLEDSLSLNSLTSISQIESSIGQVRKDLEAMECLLKQKEEEWNNLLSLQKRKEELYVRLVRKRQVLLMKSTPSEVDVKGDDETSEEAASNLLFMPQGAYSSFRSSQLPLMMMSQMIAAGSISPHALQAASQVASRPENNRGGAIGNGSTNISIIDIHTQNNKPGGEIPRVSMSSEVHSKVSKQLTSGLASMKPILPKPPSTSSNLPGLPPSLSFTATGHGPQGPTVNVQQLIAAHRKENPNTPPISLKTPSSRRAMRGAWRHRYDGDKRSVRDHDRPPSVSSSSSEADTRTTASNKNPLALSDPSVSYKDVLLRFAELTQNEKQPGSPQISIFPVGGGESSAKRSESSRESTPANRDQTPPLPSTVPTSSALPTSKSSLEAPSALAKLLLESRNSASGANKPGVEVSNSQYLTLSALLSGGSTTTVKEKTAAHSQPESRSKKSTHQEEGSGNPKCQGCHKQRAQFVCAGCGNQWYCSRDCQVAAWEEHSEHCSN, translated from the exons ATGATACCGGATGAGTGCGGGGCCGGAGCCATGGACGCAACCAGGGACCCGGATGAGTGCATAGAAGACAAGTCAAAGAAAACGGGATGTGGGGACGAACGTCAAGATATTAACGATAACCATACTAATGTGACGGCGCCGTCTCAGGACAGTGATCAGGATGGGGCTGCCGACGCTTTGGCCAATGGGGAAGTACAAACAAAAGACGCTGAAAACAGTGACCAGAAAAAAGACACCACCAGTAGCAGTGACTCTGTCCCTAAAGAGAGTGCCAGTGTTAGTAGTGTCGGGGAAAAGAAAGAGGGTAGGGAAAGCGATAATGATGGCGAAAGCAAAGGGGAAGTGGAGGCACCCCAGATGGATATTGAGGCAGAGGCTAGCGAGGATGAAGGGCGTGTGTCAAGTGAAGATGACGAAGATAAACTTGTTATAAGCGAAGGTAATGAGCGAGGAACTGAAGAATCGGCCGACGAGAGCTCGAAAGGCG AATCATCAATTACTGCACCTAAGATCACCAGCAGATCACCCACCCCTAAGACAAGTGAGAAGCGTCCAGCAGAAGAGGATGCTGCTGTCGAGGTGCCCTCAAAACGATCAAGGACTCTGGAAGATTCGCTGTCTCTGAACTCCTTAACCTCAATTTCGCAAATAGAAAGTTCCATTGGCCAAGTCAGGAAAGACCTAGAG GCAATGGAGTGTTTACTgaagcaaaaagaagaagaatggaataaTCTTCTTAGCTTACAAAAACGCAAAGAGGAACTATATGTGCGCTTAGTTCGTAAGAGACAGGTCCTCTTGATGAAAAGCACTCCATCTGAAGTAGATGTTAAAGGTGATGATGAAACCAGTGAAGAAGCTGCTAGCAATCTGCTCTTCATGCCCCAAGGGGCTTATTCTTCATTTCGAAGTTCCCAGCTTCCACTAATGATGATGAGTCAGATGATTGCAGCAGGATCTATCTCGCCACATGCATTACAG gCAGCTTCACAAGTTGCATCCAGACCTGAGAATAACCGTGGGGGCGCCATAGGTAATGGAAGCACAAATATTAGTATAATTGACATCCATACTCAAAACAATAAACCAGGCGGCGAGATCCCCAGGGTCTCCATGTCATCTGAAGTGCATAGCAAAGTTAGCAAACAGTTAACTTCAGGTTTGGCTTCTATGAAGCCTATATTACCCAAGCCACCTTCAACATCAAGCAACTTACCTGGCCTTCCTCCTTCGTTATCTTTTACTGCCACAGGCCATGGCCCTCAAGGTCCCACCGTTAATGTCCAGCAACTAATTGCTGCACATCGAAAGGAAAATCCTAATACTCCACCAATAAG TTTGAAAACTCCATCTAGCAGAAGAGCAATGAGAGGAGCTTGGCGACACCGTTATGATGGAGACAAGCGATCAGTTCGAGACCATGACCGGCCTCCAAGTGTGTCTAGCTCCAGTAGTGAAGCAGACACGCGTACTACAGCTTCAAATAAGAATCCTTTGGCTCTAAGCGATCCTTCTGTCTCATATAAAGATGTCCTTTTACGGTTTGCAGAGCtgacacaaaatgaaaaacaaccaggCTCTCCACAG atttcaatTTTCCCTGTTGGAGGTGGTGAGAGCAGTGCTAAGAGATCTGAGAGCAGCCGAGAATCAACACCTGCCAACAGGGATCAGACACCACCTCTGCCATCCACCGTCCCTACCTCCTCAGCTCTCCCTACATCTAAAAGTTCATTAGAAGCCCCTTCTGCTTTAGCAAAG CTGCTGTTAGAGTCTCGAAATAGTGCATCTGGTGCTAACAAACCAGGTGTAGAAGTCTCCAACTCCCAGTACCTCACACTCTCTGCACTCTTATCTGGTGGCTCTACAACCACTGTCAAAGAAAAGACAGCAGCCCATTCGCaa ccTGAAAGTCGAAGCAAGAAATCTACCCACCAAGAAGAAGGCAGTGGCAACCCTAAATGCCAAGGGTGCCACAAGCAGCGAGCACAGTTTGTTTGCGCTGGTTGCGGTAACCAGTGGTACTGCTCTAGGGATTGTCAG GTTGCAGCATGGGAGGAGCACTCGGAGCACTGTAGCAATTAA
- the LOC136852569 gene encoding serine-rich adhesin for platelets-like isoform X2 — MIPDECGAGAMDATRDPDECIEDKSKKTGCGDERQDINDNHTNVTAPSQDSDQDGAADALANGEVQTKDAENSDQKKDTTSSSDSVPKESASVSSVGEKKEGRESDNDGESKGEVEAPQMDIEAEASEDEGRVSSEDDEDKLVISEGNERGTEESADESSKGESSITAPKITSRSPTPKTSEKRPAEEDAAVEVPSKRSRTLEDSLSLNSLTSISQIESSIGQVRKDLEAMECLLKQKEEEWNNLLSLQKRKEELYVRLVRKRQVLLMKSTPSEVDVKGDDETSEEAASNLLFMPQGAYSSFRSSQLPLMMMSQMIAAGSISPHALQAASQVASRPENNRGGAIGNGSTNISIIDIHTQNNKPGGEIPRVSMSSEVHSKVSKQLTSGLASMKPILPKPPSTSSNLPGLPPSLSFTATGHGPQGPTVNVQQLIAAHRKENPNTPPISRRAMRGAWRHRYDGDKRSVRDHDRPPSVSSSSSEADTRTTASNKNPLALSDPSVSYKDVLLRFAELTQNEKQPGSPQISIFPVGGGESSAKRSESSRESTPANRDQTPPLPSTVPTSSALPTSKSSLEAPSALAKLLLESRNSASGANKPGVEVSNSQYLTLSALLSGGSTTTVKEKTAAHSQPESRSKKSTHQEEGSGNPKCQGCHKQRAQFVCAGCGNQWYCSRDCQVAAWEEHSEHCSN, encoded by the exons ATGATACCGGATGAGTGCGGGGCCGGAGCCATGGACGCAACCAGGGACCCGGATGAGTGCATAGAAGACAAGTCAAAGAAAACGGGATGTGGGGACGAACGTCAAGATATTAACGATAACCATACTAATGTGACGGCGCCGTCTCAGGACAGTGATCAGGATGGGGCTGCCGACGCTTTGGCCAATGGGGAAGTACAAACAAAAGACGCTGAAAACAGTGACCAGAAAAAAGACACCACCAGTAGCAGTGACTCTGTCCCTAAAGAGAGTGCCAGTGTTAGTAGTGTCGGGGAAAAGAAAGAGGGTAGGGAAAGCGATAATGATGGCGAAAGCAAAGGGGAAGTGGAGGCACCCCAGATGGATATTGAGGCAGAGGCTAGCGAGGATGAAGGGCGTGTGTCAAGTGAAGATGACGAAGATAAACTTGTTATAAGCGAAGGTAATGAGCGAGGAACTGAAGAATCGGCCGACGAGAGCTCGAAAGGCG AATCATCAATTACTGCACCTAAGATCACCAGCAGATCACCCACCCCTAAGACAAGTGAGAAGCGTCCAGCAGAAGAGGATGCTGCTGTCGAGGTGCCCTCAAAACGATCAAGGACTCTGGAAGATTCGCTGTCTCTGAACTCCTTAACCTCAATTTCGCAAATAGAAAGTTCCATTGGCCAAGTCAGGAAAGACCTAGAG GCAATGGAGTGTTTACTgaagcaaaaagaagaagaatggaataaTCTTCTTAGCTTACAAAAACGCAAAGAGGAACTATATGTGCGCTTAGTTCGTAAGAGACAGGTCCTCTTGATGAAAAGCACTCCATCTGAAGTAGATGTTAAAGGTGATGATGAAACCAGTGAAGAAGCTGCTAGCAATCTGCTCTTCATGCCCCAAGGGGCTTATTCTTCATTTCGAAGTTCCCAGCTTCCACTAATGATGATGAGTCAGATGATTGCAGCAGGATCTATCTCGCCACATGCATTACAG gCAGCTTCACAAGTTGCATCCAGACCTGAGAATAACCGTGGGGGCGCCATAGGTAATGGAAGCACAAATATTAGTATAATTGACATCCATACTCAAAACAATAAACCAGGCGGCGAGATCCCCAGGGTCTCCATGTCATCTGAAGTGCATAGCAAAGTTAGCAAACAGTTAACTTCAGGTTTGGCTTCTATGAAGCCTATATTACCCAAGCCACCTTCAACATCAAGCAACTTACCTGGCCTTCCTCCTTCGTTATCTTTTACTGCCACAGGCCATGGCCCTCAAGGTCCCACCGTTAATGTCCAGCAACTAATTGCTGCACATCGAAAGGAAAATCCTAATACTCCACCAATAAG CAGAAGAGCAATGAGAGGAGCTTGGCGACACCGTTATGATGGAGACAAGCGATCAGTTCGAGACCATGACCGGCCTCCAAGTGTGTCTAGCTCCAGTAGTGAAGCAGACACGCGTACTACAGCTTCAAATAAGAATCCTTTGGCTCTAAGCGATCCTTCTGTCTCATATAAAGATGTCCTTTTACGGTTTGCAGAGCtgacacaaaatgaaaaacaaccaggCTCTCCACAG atttcaatTTTCCCTGTTGGAGGTGGTGAGAGCAGTGCTAAGAGATCTGAGAGCAGCCGAGAATCAACACCTGCCAACAGGGATCAGACACCACCTCTGCCATCCACCGTCCCTACCTCCTCAGCTCTCCCTACATCTAAAAGTTCATTAGAAGCCCCTTCTGCTTTAGCAAAG CTGCTGTTAGAGTCTCGAAATAGTGCATCTGGTGCTAACAAACCAGGTGTAGAAGTCTCCAACTCCCAGTACCTCACACTCTCTGCACTCTTATCTGGTGGCTCTACAACCACTGTCAAAGAAAAGACAGCAGCCCATTCGCaa ccTGAAAGTCGAAGCAAGAAATCTACCCACCAAGAAGAAGGCAGTGGCAACCCTAAATGCCAAGGGTGCCACAAGCAGCGAGCACAGTTTGTTTGCGCTGGTTGCGGTAACCAGTGGTACTGCTCTAGGGATTGTCAG GTTGCAGCATGGGAGGAGCACTCGGAGCACTGTAGCAATTAA